The proteins below are encoded in one region of Paenibacillus sp. YYML68:
- a CDS encoding SDR family oxidoreductase: MNPRKAALITGSAKGLGKMTALRLAEQGIDLIVNYVHSQQEAEELCERVRALDVRCHVVQGDVSKPADRERLVEEAIKHYGKLDILVNNAGPFIRERRLFREYDASEIESLMQGNLLGVMHLDHLVIPMMRASGWGRIIHFGFGHAAEARGWPHRAVYAAAKVGLVSFTKTLAVEEAASGITVNMICPGDIRGANKERYIEEVRHVHDEESPRGRPGTGEDVARVISFLCEERSDFITGNIMDVSGGLDPIRAIVGAASAVKGTVE; this comes from the coding sequence ATGAATCCGCGCAAAGCTGCGCTCATAACCGGCAGCGCGAAAGGTCTTGGCAAGATGACTGCGCTCCGGCTCGCCGAGCAAGGGATCGATCTGATCGTCAATTATGTACATAGCCAGCAAGAGGCCGAGGAGCTGTGCGAGCGCGTCCGTGCGCTTGATGTACGCTGTCACGTCGTCCAAGGCGACGTATCGAAGCCTGCGGACCGGGAGCGGCTCGTTGAGGAGGCCATCAAGCATTACGGCAAGCTAGACATTCTGGTGAACAACGCAGGACCGTTCATTCGGGAGAGGCGGTTGTTCCGCGAGTATGATGCCTCGGAGATCGAGTCGCTCATGCAGGGGAACCTGCTAGGCGTCATGCATCTCGATCATCTGGTCATTCCGATGATGCGCGCAAGCGGATGGGGACGCATCATTCACTTCGGCTTCGGTCATGCAGCAGAGGCGCGGGGCTGGCCGCATCGTGCCGTCTATGCCGCGGCGAAGGTCGGGCTCGTCTCGTTCACGAAGACGTTGGCCGTGGAGGAAGCGGCGAGCGGCATTACGGTCAATATGATATGTCCCGGCGATATTCGCGGTGCGAACAAGGAGCGGTATATCGAGGAGGTACGGCACGTCCACGATGAGGAGTCACCTCGGGGCCGTCCCGGCACCGGCGAAGACGTGGCCCGTGTCATCTCGTTCCTGTGCGAGGAACGCTCGGATTTCATCACCGGCAACATTATGGACGTCTCGGGCGGGCTCGATCCGATCCGGGCAATCGTGGGCGCGGCTAGCGCGGTCAAGGGGACAGTCGAGTAA
- the hemQ gene encoding hydrogen peroxide-dependent heme synthase, with protein MSEALHTLEGWYSLHDFRAIDWNAWKALTDKERARAEDELFSLLKKYQATEDQKLGSTAFYSIVGQKADFVFMHLRESLEELNELETEFNKSMFAQVTIPTYSYVSIVELGGYMAKPGTDPMQDPDILARLKPILPKSKHLCFYPMNKKREGNDNWYMLSTDERRTFMRGHGMIGRNYAGKIKQIISGSIGLDDWEWGVTLFADDALQFKKIVHEMRFDETSARFGEFGDFYVGNLLDQEKMAAMIKL; from the coding sequence ATGAGTGAAGCATTACACACGCTTGAAGGCTGGTACAGCCTGCATGACTTCCGCGCGATCGACTGGAACGCCTGGAAGGCGCTGACCGACAAGGAGCGCGCGCGCGCCGAGGACGAGCTGTTCTCGCTGCTGAAGAAGTACCAAGCGACCGAGGATCAGAAGCTAGGCAGCACGGCCTTCTACTCGATCGTCGGCCAGAAGGCCGACTTCGTCTTCATGCATCTGCGCGAGTCGCTGGAGGAGCTGAACGAGCTCGAGACGGAGTTCAACAAATCGATGTTCGCACAGGTGACGATTCCGACGTACTCGTACGTGTCGATCGTCGAGCTGGGCGGCTACATGGCGAAGCCGGGCACCGATCCGATGCAGGACCCGGACATTCTCGCCCGCCTGAAGCCGATCTTGCCGAAGTCGAAGCACCTCTGCTTCTACCCGATGAACAAGAAGCGCGAGGGCAACGACAACTGGTACATGCTCAGCACCGACGAGCGCCGCACCTTCATGCGCGGACACGGCATGATCGGCCGCAACTACGCGGGCAAGATCAAGCAAATTATCAGCGGCTCCATCGGCCTTGACGATTGGGAATGGGGCGTCACGCTGTTCGCCGACGATGCGCTGCAGTTCAAGAAGATCGTACACGAGATGCGCTTCGACGAGACGAGCGCCCGCTTCGGCGAATTCGGCGACTTCTACGTCGGCAACCTGCTCGATCAAGAGAAGATGGCAGCGATGATCAAGCTGTAA
- a CDS encoding DUF1427 family protein — protein sequence MNSSVVWQTLLSLGTGLIVGLLFAFLRLPVPAPPAIPAVFGIFGITLGYLLYQKLFG from the coding sequence ATGAACTCCTCAGTTGTATGGCAAACCTTGCTCTCATTAGGCACCGGCTTAATCGTCGGACTACTCTTCGCGTTCCTGCGGCTGCCAGTACCTGCGCCACCTGCAATTCCAGCCGTATTCGGCATATTCGGCATCACACTCGGATATTTATTGTATCAGAAGCTGTTTGGGTGA
- a CDS encoding Cthe_2314 family HEPN domain-containing protein: MLRALFDEPTRQDTGLMLEAIQAIRAFMASLSDLSEVKRAPSGRRLMIYGESFLRALDELEQSQYAAERYSRLVHAEYVDQLPPGEKVSYNRYLYYYKNAIIRLFAILDKLGHFLDERYGLQTERMKSRFSYFTVLRNMHQNKLHADLEQKLYELKQQFREPVDRLRNQRNMEIHYINADLFDDLMRAAESRQHNPVRLETDDMEEHLADLRVGTTMTLKVVVTIFQYVLAHPEMPKVDSSGSEERECH, from the coding sequence ATGCTGCGAGCCTTGTTCGACGAGCCCACGCGTCAAGACACGGGACTAATGCTGGAGGCAATTCAGGCGATACGCGCGTTCATGGCGAGCCTGTCGGACTTATCCGAAGTCAAGCGAGCGCCCTCAGGGAGAAGGCTGATGATCTACGGCGAGAGCTTCTTGCGGGCGCTTGACGAGCTGGAGCAGAGCCAATATGCGGCGGAGCGGTACAGCCGGCTCGTTCACGCCGAATATGTGGACCAGCTGCCGCCTGGCGAGAAGGTGAGCTATAATCGGTATTTATATTATTACAAAAATGCAATCATCCGTTTATTCGCCATCCTGGATAAGCTCGGACACTTCTTGGACGAGCGCTACGGCCTACAGACCGAGCGGATGAAGTCTCGCTTCTCGTACTTCACTGTGCTAAGGAATATGCATCAGAACAAGCTTCACGCTGATCTCGAGCAGAAGCTATACGAGCTGAAGCAGCAATTCAGGGAGCCGGTCGACCGTCTGCGTAACCAGCGCAACATGGAGATTCATTATATTAACGCGGATCTGTTCGATGATCTGATGCGGGCGGCAGAGAGCAGGCAGCACAATCCCGTAAGGCTGGAGACAGACGATATGGAGGAGCATCTGGCGGACCTGCGTGTAGGCACGACGATGACGTTGAAGGTGGTCGTGACGATCTTCCAATACGTGCTGGCACATCCGGAGATGCCTAAGGTAGATTCGAGCGGGTCTGAGGAACGCGAGTGTCATTGA
- a CDS encoding DUF4870 domain-containing protein, whose translation METRRLLSAASYFSIFVAGFIIPIVIYFITNDSIVRYHAKKAFISHILPFFSLLFLFISFFTLPDMSIFIISSVLCGVLYLAVMIYNIIQGIRIIAGHSE comes from the coding sequence GTGGAAACACGCAGATTGCTGTCCGCCGCTAGCTACTTCAGCATTTTTGTCGCAGGCTTCATCATTCCGATCGTCATCTACTTCATCACTAACGATTCAATCGTTCGATATCACGCGAAGAAGGCCTTTATTTCTCACATTTTGCCTTTCTTCTCGCTCCTGTTCCTGTTCATCTCCTTCTTCACACTGCCCGATATGAGCATCTTCATTATATCGAGTGTGCTGTGCGGCGTACTGTACTTGGCCGTCATGATTTATAACATCATACAAGGAATTCGAATAATCGCAGGCCATAGCGAATAG
- a CDS encoding YuiB family protein — MIQLMIVTVLLFVLFFGIGFILNMLMKTTWFPIYGYIALVIGLVIYWGWGTGSLAENVAEYTLGDYIPAIGGLIGAVLSGTAIKTLRQKGFKMF; from the coding sequence ATCATTCAATTGATGATCGTGACGGTGCTGCTGTTCGTATTATTTTTCGGGATTGGCTTCATACTGAACATGCTGATGAAGACGACCTGGTTCCCGATCTACGGATATATCGCTTTGGTAATCGGACTCGTTATTTATTGGGGCTGGGGAACGGGCTCACTTGCCGAGAACGTTGCCGAGTACACGTTAGGTGACTATATTCCGGCCATTGGCGGACTGATCGGGGCGGTGCTGAGCGGTACGGCGATCAAGACGCTGCGTCAGAAGGGGTTCAAGATGTTCTAG
- the sda gene encoding sporulation histidine kinase inhibitor Sda has product MVRLISNEILIESYFKAIEMKLEEAFVELLLQEIKRRKLNLDYYTNHDAQVS; this is encoded by the coding sequence ATGGTGAGATTAATCAGCAACGAGATTTTAATTGAATCTTATTTCAAAGCGATCGAAATGAAGCTGGAGGAAGCCTTCGTCGAGCTGCTGCTACAGGAAATTAAGAGACGTAAGCTCAACTTGGATTATTACACAAATCATGATGCGCAGGTCAGCTGA
- a CDS encoding NifU family protein, giving the protein MSENTQQSTKYDEVLEVLDKLRPFLQRDGGDVELVDVEDGIVKLRLVGACGSCPSSTITLKAGIERALVEEVEGVHEVVQVF; this is encoded by the coding sequence ATGAGCGAAAACACGCAGCAAAGCACAAAGTATGACGAGGTGCTCGAGGTTCTAGATAAGCTTCGCCCATTCCTGCAGCGCGACGGCGGTGACGTCGAGCTTGTTGATGTGGAGGACGGCATCGTGAAGCTTCGTCTCGTAGGCGCTTGCGGCAGCTGCCCAAGCTCCACGATTACGCTGAAGGCCGGTATTGAGCGCGCGCTTGTTGAAGAAGTGGAAGGCGTGCATGAGGTCGTGCAAGTATTCTAA
- the erpA gene encoding iron-sulfur cluster insertion protein ErpA: MIKISDTAVDKMKEMLAQQEIPNLFLRVGVKSGGCSGFSYGMGFDDKQNEDDQVLDIQGLKVVVDEESAKYLFGVEIDFQDTGIGGGFTIQNPNAVATCGCGASFRTKEEDASLAQPCED, translated from the coding sequence ATGATTAAAATCAGCGATACGGCTGTCGATAAAATGAAGGAAATGCTGGCGCAGCAAGAAATTCCGAATCTGTTCCTGCGTGTAGGTGTCAAGTCCGGAGGCTGTAGCGGCTTCTCCTATGGAATGGGCTTTGACGACAAGCAGAACGAGGATGATCAAGTGCTGGATATTCAAGGCTTGAAGGTCGTCGTTGATGAGGAGAGCGCCAAATATTTATTCGGGGTTGAAATTGACTTCCAGGATACAGGCATCGGCGGAGGATTTACCATTCAGAATCCGAATGCGGTTGCGACGTGCGGCTGCGGAGCAAGCTTCCGTACGAAGGAAGAGGATGCGTCATTGGCGCAGCCTTGCGAGGACTAA
- a CDS encoding NAD(P)/FAD-dependent oxidoreductase, whose product MSRIPRIVILGAGYGGIVTAIRLQKELNYNEADVTLVNKHDYHYITTHLHMPAAGTDNPENARVNILKLIDEFKIDFVKSTVVQIRPQEKKVILEEGTLSYDYLVIGLGGEPETFGIPGLKEYALNIRSINSVRFIREHIEYQFAKFKREPNRKDYLTFVVGGAGFTGIEFVGELADRIPELCKEFDVDPSHVQIVNIEAAPTALPGFDAELVEYAMNVLKNKRVTFKIATAIKECTPEGVVLATGEEIKSSTVIWTGGVRGNRMLEEAGFETMRGRVKVDEELRIPGHENVYVLGDCSIVMNPEGRPYPPTAQISIQQAEVCAHNLVAQIRGSELRKFEYKPKGTVASLGRGEAIGIVGSRKIKGGFAAAMKKIIDVRYLYIIGGIPLVLKKGRF is encoded by the coding sequence ATGAGCCGAATTCCAAGAATCGTAATACTGGGCGCAGGATACGGCGGTATCGTGACAGCGATCCGTCTGCAGAAGGAACTGAACTACAACGAGGCTGACGTTACGCTCGTGAACAAGCACGACTACCATTACATTACGACGCACCTGCATATGCCGGCTGCCGGCACGGACAATCCGGAGAATGCACGCGTGAACATCCTCAAGCTGATCGACGAATTCAAGATTGACTTCGTCAAGTCGACAGTCGTACAGATCAGACCGCAGGAGAAGAAGGTTATTCTTGAGGAGGGCACGCTCTCTTACGATTACCTTGTGATCGGACTAGGCGGCGAGCCGGAGACGTTCGGTATCCCGGGCCTGAAGGAATATGCATTGAACATCCGCTCGATCAACAGCGTTCGCTTCATTCGCGAGCATATTGAATATCAGTTCGCCAAGTTCAAGCGTGAGCCGAACCGTAAAGATTACTTGACGTTCGTCGTCGGCGGAGCGGGCTTCACAGGCATTGAATTCGTGGGCGAGCTGGCAGACCGGATCCCAGAGCTGTGTAAGGAGTTCGACGTCGATCCGTCGCACGTACAGATCGTGAACATAGAGGCGGCACCGACCGCGCTTCCGGGCTTCGATGCTGAGCTTGTGGAATACGCGATGAACGTGCTGAAAAATAAACGAGTTACGTTCAAAATTGCGACAGCGATTAAGGAGTGTACACCTGAGGGCGTCGTTCTTGCAACTGGCGAAGAAATTAAGTCGTCCACAGTTATCTGGACCGGTGGTGTGCGCGGCAACCGGATGCTGGAGGAGGCAGGCTTCGAGACGATGCGCGGCAGAGTGAAGGTCGACGAGGAGCTGCGCATACCAGGTCATGAGAACGTCTATGTGCTCGGCGATTGCTCCATCGTCATGAATCCGGAGGGCAGACCGTACCCGCCGACAGCCCAGATCTCGATCCAGCAGGCAGAGGTGTGCGCGCACAACCTCGTGGCGCAAATTCGCGGCTCGGAGCTGCGCAAGTTCGAGTACAAGCCGAAGGGCACGGTGGCGTCGCTCGGACGCGGTGAGGCAATCGGTATCGTCGGCTCCCGCAAAATTAAAGGCGGCTTCGCAGCGGCGATGAAGAAAATCATCGACGTGCGCTACCTGTACATCATCGGTGGCATTCCGCTCGTTCTGAAGAAAGGACGCTTCTAA
- a CDS encoding DnaD domain protein, with the protein MRITNMLHFSEYHRFVVVRDFAMSSLQYKAVAAMYQPMVGAYAISVYQTLYHQLSGDRMGYSAIEQQRKLFRELELEAGERGRKWFVEQTSKLEAVGLLRTSRRFAASSDDYIYEYELFAPLPPAEFFKNHHLTLLLRDKIGKYAVLGLRDELIAPEPDELRRSNSENLSVPFYDLFKLNTTVDPELEQELFEAQDGAKKTDAERTETTVKGFSYTEIMMRFPYDSVNREYVERLKYEPEQLAAINYVAKKYGLYLGDMCKLLDEEGVFDEGGELSLELLQMKANQVFRQAKKRSEDRTRWMAKLPSPDASTAEGSEADASGAKQQSGAAQSAVTAGSAADPDAGGAGAKDRAVEMTYYLDVPDLFQGECSPHQYNYILRNEPYTYLLEKIFSRGTVPDILLDTLTRMELNYGMTEEVINVLIHYIYVSKRSWAKKYLEAIATDMLGKQILTFEQAVLYVREQLAYIDRSRSGPPRPAEGDAGGSAAGTSGAGAAGGGKAGGAGAGAAGGGSAAGGQGRSYSPSKGRGYGGGRQKPLLPIVESVPSTKPRSDAEREALRLKAKQLDGKV; encoded by the coding sequence ATGCGAATCACGAATATGCTGCACTTTTCTGAATATCACCGGTTTGTCGTCGTTCGCGATTTTGCAATGAGCAGTCTGCAGTATAAGGCGGTTGCCGCGATGTACCAGCCGATGGTCGGCGCCTATGCGATCAGCGTCTACCAGACGTTGTACCACCAGCTCTCCGGCGACCGTATGGGATACTCGGCCATCGAGCAGCAGCGCAAGCTGTTCCGCGAGCTGGAGCTGGAGGCCGGTGAACGCGGGCGTAAATGGTTCGTCGAGCAGACGTCGAAGCTGGAGGCGGTCGGCCTCCTGCGCACGTCGCGGCGGTTCGCGGCATCCTCGGACGATTACATCTATGAATACGAGCTGTTCGCGCCGCTGCCGCCTGCGGAGTTTTTCAAGAACCACCATCTAACGCTTCTGCTGCGAGATAAGATCGGGAAGTATGCGGTGCTTGGGCTGCGGGACGAGCTGATTGCACCGGAGCCGGACGAGCTGCGGAGATCGAACTCGGAGAACTTGTCCGTGCCGTTCTACGATCTGTTCAAGCTGAACACGACGGTGGACCCGGAGCTGGAGCAGGAGCTGTTTGAGGCGCAGGATGGGGCTAAGAAGACCGATGCAGAGCGAACTGAGACAACGGTCAAGGGCTTCTCGTACACGGAGATTATGATGCGCTTCCCGTACGATTCGGTGAATCGGGAGTATGTCGAGCGGCTGAAGTATGAGCCGGAGCAGCTCGCTGCGATTAATTACGTGGCGAAGAAGTACGGGCTGTACCTTGGCGATATGTGCAAGCTGCTCGATGAGGAGGGCGTCTTCGACGAGGGGGGCGAGCTGTCGCTCGAGCTGCTGCAGATGAAGGCGAATCAGGTGTTCCGCCAGGCGAAAAAGCGTTCCGAGGACCGCACCCGCTGGATGGCGAAGCTGCCGTCACCGGATGCGTCGACAGCCGAGGGGAGCGAGGCGGACGCGTCAGGCGCCAAGCAGCAGAGCGGAGCTGCGCAATCAGCTGTGACAGCAGGCTCAGCTGCTGACCCGGATGCAGGCGGTGCAGGCGCGAAGGATCGCGCGGTGGAGATGACGTATTATCTCGACGTGCCGGATCTGTTCCAAGGCGAGTGCAGTCCGCACCAGTACAATTACATTTTGCGTAACGAGCCGTATACGTACTTGTTGGAGAAAATATTCTCGCGAGGTACCGTACCGGACATTCTGCTCGATACGCTGACGCGCATGGAGCTGAACTACGGGATGACCGAGGAGGTCATCAACGTGCTAATCCATTATATATACGTGTCCAAGCGTTCATGGGCGAAGAAGTATCTCGAAGCGATCGCGACCGATATGCTGGGCAAGCAAATCTTGACGTTCGAGCAGGCGGTGCTGTATGTGCGCGAGCAGCTTGCTTATATTGACCGCAGCCGGTCGGGGCCGCCTCGCCCAGCAGAAGGCGACGCAGGCGGTAGCGCGGCCGGGACAAGCGGCGCAGGAGCCGCTGGCGGCGGCAAGGCGGGCGGCGCGGGTGCAGGCGCAGCAGGCGGCGGCTCAGCCGCTGGCGGGCAAGGACGCTCGTACAGCCCGTCCAAGGGCCGCGGCTACGGAGGCGGCAGGCAGAAGCCGCTGCTGCCGATCGTCGAGTCGGTGCCTTCGACGAAGCCGCGCTCCGATGCGGAGCGGGAGGCGCTGCGGCTGAAGGCGAAGCAGCTCGACGGCAAGGTGTAG
- a CDS encoding YuzB family protein has translation MRPIIEFCTNNMHNGTDRLMKELEANPDYDVIEYGCLGNCGECYLSPFALVNGEIVSAPSADELKEAVQGKIKEIEDMLDLFKE, from the coding sequence GTGAGACCGATTATTGAATTTTGTACGAACAACATGCACAACGGTACGGATCGGCTGATGAAGGAGCTTGAGGCGAATCCGGACTATGATGTGATCGAATATGGCTGTCTTGGCAATTGCGGAGAATGTTACCTGTCTCCATTTGCGCTGGTGAACGGTGAGATCGTGTCCGCGCCGTCCGCCGACGAGTTGAAGGAAGCGGTTCAAGGTAAAATAAAAGAGATCGAGGACATGCTCGATCTCTTCAAGGAATAG
- a CDS encoding aspartyl-phosphate phosphatase Spo0E family protein has translation MDNILTPEAGGVALLRDIELLREKMVQMGLELGLMHPAVQLTSQQLDELLLRYYELSRTDKLARAAVALEESAVKEYTLV, from the coding sequence GTGGATAACATACTTACACCTGAGGCGGGCGGCGTCGCACTGCTGAGGGATATTGAATTGCTGCGCGAGAAGATGGTGCAGATGGGACTCGAGCTCGGCTTGATGCATCCTGCGGTGCAGCTTACGAGTCAGCAACTAGATGAGCTGCTACTGCGGTATTATGAGCTCTCCAGAACCGATAAGCTTGCACGAGCAGCGGTAGCCCTTGAGGAGTCGGCCGTGAAGGAGTATACTTTAGTATAG
- the mqnE gene encoding aminofutalosine synthase MqnE: MNIVISGDDQRLAEIAEKVQHGERLTLADGKFLYESEDLLKIGQMANEVNLRKNGKKVYFVDNMSLYFTNVCEEHCAFCHFRRDEGQPGAYTLTPEEMFEYIDKHYHPGLREFHITGGHNPNVPFEYYVNSIKQLKLRYPNVTIKAHTAAEIEFFSRLSGQTFEQVLKTLMEAGLGTMPGGGAEILSERYRKKMHLVDKASTDQWLDVHRTAHKLGMKTHATMLFGSIETYEERIRHLMYLRELQDETGGFMVFIPNAVQPASVDAGLKRRVSAYDNLKTIAISRLMLDNIQHVKAYFINLGTQLTQLAFTFGASDAHGTIIQERISHSAGATSPEGLTREELVFLIRGAGRIPVERDTFYNEIKVYE; encoded by the coding sequence TTGAACATTGTAATTAGTGGAGATGACCAGCGGCTAGCTGAGATCGCGGAGAAGGTGCAGCATGGCGAGCGTCTGACGCTTGCGGACGGCAAGTTTTTGTATGAGTCTGAGGATCTGCTGAAGATCGGACAAATGGCCAACGAGGTTAATTTACGCAAGAACGGCAAGAAGGTTTATTTCGTCGACAACATGAGTCTGTATTTCACAAACGTGTGCGAGGAGCATTGTGCGTTTTGCCATTTTCGGCGGGATGAGGGACAGCCTGGGGCGTACACGCTCACACCGGAGGAAATGTTCGAGTACATCGATAAGCACTATCACCCGGGCTTGCGCGAGTTCCACATTACCGGTGGGCATAACCCGAATGTTCCATTCGAATACTACGTAAACAGCATCAAGCAGCTGAAGCTGCGATATCCGAACGTCACGATTAAGGCGCATACGGCGGCTGAGATCGAGTTCTTCTCAAGACTAAGCGGACAAACGTTTGAACAAGTACTGAAGACGCTCATGGAGGCGGGTCTTGGCACGATGCCTGGCGGCGGTGCGGAGATCTTATCGGAGCGGTACCGGAAGAAGATGCATCTGGTCGACAAGGCATCGACCGATCAATGGCTGGACGTGCACCGCACCGCTCACAAGCTCGGCATGAAGACGCATGCGACGATGCTGTTCGGATCGATCGAGACGTACGAGGAGCGCATTCGCCATCTGATGTACTTGCGCGAGCTGCAGGATGAGACCGGAGGCTTCATGGTGTTCATTCCGAATGCAGTCCAGCCAGCCAGCGTGGACGCTGGACTGAAGCGCCGCGTGTCGGCCTATGACAACCTGAAGACGATTGCGATCAGCCGTCTTATGCTCGATAACATCCAGCACGTGAAGGCGTACTTCATCAATCTTGGCACGCAGCTGACACAGCTTGCATTTACATTCGGCGCATCTGACGCTCATGGCACCATTATTCAGGAGCGGATCAGCCATTCCGCAGGCGCAACGTCGCCAGAAGGCTTAACCCGGGAAGAGCTTGTGTTCCTCATTCGCGGAGCAGGACGCATTCCTGTCGAGCGAGACACGTTCTACAACGAAATTAAGGTATACGAATAA
- a CDS encoding NAD(P)/FAD-dependent oxidoreductase, which yields MKKIVILGGGYGGLAVVQQLLEGSIPADTAIVLVDRMPFQGLKTEYYALAAGTVSDKEIRVQFPVDPRLVMKYGDVQSVDLEAKVIHFDQDEPLAYDQLVIALGCVDKYHGIPGAEQFSCSIQSLSATRKTYQRTNDISPYGQVTIVGGGLSGVEMAAELRESRPDLNIRILDRGASILSPFPEKLQRFVREWMLEHEIELRSHVSLSRLENGVLYNGEETIRTDITIWTAGIQPSPIVQQMNLEKDAMGRLIINQYHQLPSYPEVYIVGDCASLPFSPSGQAAGAQGKQVGDIIKALWKNETPRLDRIKLKGVLGSLGKKSGFGVMGKRTVMTGMVPRALKSGVLWMAKQHLG from the coding sequence ATGAAAAAAATCGTTATATTAGGCGGCGGGTACGGAGGGCTCGCTGTCGTCCAGCAATTGCTGGAGGGCAGCATCCCAGCCGATACCGCTATTGTGCTTGTCGACCGGATGCCGTTCCAAGGCCTCAAGACCGAGTATTATGCGCTGGCTGCCGGAACGGTGTCGGACAAAGAAATTCGCGTACAGTTCCCGGTCGACCCGCGTCTTGTCATGAAGTACGGCGATGTGCAGAGCGTCGATCTCGAGGCTAAGGTGATCCACTTCGACCAAGATGAGCCGCTCGCCTACGATCAGCTGGTTATTGCTCTTGGCTGTGTGGATAAATATCACGGCATTCCAGGCGCCGAGCAATTCTCCTGTAGCATTCAGTCGCTGTCTGCGACGCGCAAGACGTACCAGCGCACGAACGACATCTCGCCCTATGGACAGGTGACGATCGTCGGCGGCGGCTTGAGCGGCGTCGAGATGGCGGCTGAGCTCCGAGAGAGCAGGCCTGATCTGAACATACGCATCCTCGACCGCGGCGCGAGTATCTTATCCCCGTTCCCGGAGAAGCTGCAGCGCTTCGTCCGTGAATGGATGCTTGAGCATGAGATCGAGCTTCGCTCCCACGTCTCGCTGTCCCGTCTTGAGAACGGAGTTCTGTACAACGGCGAGGAGACAATTCGTACCGATATTACAATCTGGACAGCCGGCATTCAGCCGAGTCCAATCGTGCAGCAGATGAACCTAGAGAAGGACGCGATGGGCAGACTGATCATTAACCAGTACCATCAGCTTCCGAGCTATCCTGAAGTGTACATCGTCGGGGACTGCGCCTCGCTTCCGTTCTCGCCGAGCGGGCAAGCGGCAGGCGCACAAGGGAAGCAAGTAGGCGATATTATCAAGGCGCTGTGGAAGAACGAAACTCCCCGGCTTGATCGAATCAAGCTCAAGGGAGTTCTGGGGTCTCTCGGTAAAAAGTCCGGCTTCGGCGTGATGGGCAAGCGAACGGTGATGACCGGCATGGTTCCTCGCGCGCTGAAGAGCGGCGTGCTCTGGATGGCGAAGCAGCATCTGGGCTAA